The archaeon BMS3Bbin15 nucleotide sequence GACCAGAAGCCTTTCCGAGCTTATGAGTGTTGAAGGCAATATATGGAATATATATTATCAATCCTTTGACAGGTTTCTGCCTGAAGGATTCTCATTTGGAAAGAGAAGCAGAAGACCACCAGAGAATATGGTTAATAGTCTGATATCATTTTCCAATTCTTTGATTTATTCCAATGTGCTTGGTGAGATATACAATACCCAGTTAAATCCTTCGGTGTCCTATCTGCATGAGCCCTTCGAAAGAAGGTTTTCCCTGAGTCTGGATATGAGTGAGATTTTCAAGCCCTTTATTGGCGACAGGGTGATATTCAAGGTGTTGAACAAGGGTATAATTACAGAAGACCACTTTGAAAAGGATTTAAATTATACTCTGCTCAACGATGAAGGGCGAAGGGTTTTTCTGAAGCATTTTGAGGAACGGCTTAACACCACAATAAAGCACAGGGCTCTCGGACGTAAGGTCTCCTATAAACGGCTTATGAGGCTGGAGTGCTACAAGCTCCAGAAACACATCATGGGTATTGATAAATACAGGGCTTTCAGGATGTGGTGGTAGTGTATGTGATTCTGGTTTATGATATTGGGGTGGAAAGGGTGAATAAGGTAAGAGGATTTTTAAGGCAATATCTTGACTGGGTACAGAATTCAGTATTTGAAGGGGAGCTTACAAAGTCTGCTTTTAAGAAGGTTACAGATGAGTTGAAGGAAATAATTGAGCCTGACCTGGACACTATAATAATTTATATTTTGAGAGATGAGAAGTTTCTGGAGAAAAAGTATATAGGAGAACCGAAGGTAAAGTTGAGTAATATTATCTAGTTGTCGTGGATCTTTATATAGCACCAGCACAACCGGACATCCACGACAACATACCTTGAAAAGGAGCAAATTTTATATAGAATCAGAACAAAATATAGAAATATCGAGCCTGCTAAAATCAGACCATTGTGGGATTGAAAGTAGACTATGCCTTTCTTATCAGATGCTTTA carries:
- the cas2_1 gene encoding CRISPR-associated endoribonuclease Cas2; this translates as MILVYDIGVERVNKVRGFLRQYLDWVQNSVFEGELTKSAFKKVTDELKEIIEPDLDTIIIYILRDEKFLEKKYIGEPKVKLSNII
- the cas1_1 gene encoding CRISPR-associated endonuclease Cas1, whose translation is MMKINFYLTRNGILKRKENTVYFINKEGRYILPINKIHSIYCYGRITLTSGVVSYLARQGIVIHFFNYYGYYEGSFYPRESLISGDTIVKQVEYYLDHEKRMEIAREILRGCFWNIKKNLSYYNQDDKIGAIEHWEEKIEGTRSLSELMSVEGNIWNIYYQSFDRFLPEGFSFGKRSRRPPENMVNSLISFSNSLIYSNVLGEIYNTQLNPSVSYLHEPFERRFSLSLDMSEIFKPFIGDRVIFKVLNKGIITEDHFEKDLNYTLLNDEGRRVFLKHFEERLNTTIKHRALGRKVSYKRLMRLECYKLQKHIMGIDKYRAFRMWW